From the Serratia nematodiphila DZ0503SBS1 genome, one window contains:
- a CDS encoding DUF2474 domain-containing protein produces MQDKTAAAAPAPWWKRIGWLVIIWSASVLGLFVVASLFRLLMTAAGMKSH; encoded by the coding sequence ATGCAAGATAAAACGGCAGCCGCCGCTCCGGCGCCCTGGTGGAAACGCATCGGTTGGCTGGTGATCATCTGGAGCGCCAGCGTGCTGGGGCTGTTCGTGGTCGCCTCGCTGTTCCGCCTGCTGATGACTGCGGCGGGCATGAAGTCGCATTAA
- the cydB gene encoding cytochrome d ubiquinol oxidase subunit II — MGIDLPLIWFVIIVFSTMMYVVMDGFDLGIGILFPWVKESGDRDLMMNTVAPVWDGNETWLVLGGAALFGAFPLAYSVILDALAIPLTLMLIGLIFRGVAFEFRFKATPQKRHIWDKAFIWGSLFATFSQGVVVGAVINGFPVEGRTYAGGALDWLTPFALFCGLGLVVTYALLGCTWLVMKTAGDLQARMYYLATPLLAILLLVLAAVSIWTPIAHPEIAARWFTLPNLFWLLPVPLLVLLSAWGIHRGVKRGAHYSPFMLTLLLVFLGLSGLGISIWPHLIPPAISLWDAAAPPQSLGFMLVGALFIIPIILVYTFWSYYVFRGKISHEHGYH; from the coding sequence ATGGGTATCGATCTTCCGCTGATTTGGTTTGTGATCATCGTGTTCAGCACCATGATGTATGTGGTGATGGACGGTTTCGATTTGGGCATCGGCATCCTGTTTCCGTGGGTGAAAGAGAGCGGCGATCGCGATCTGATGATGAACACCGTCGCCCCGGTGTGGGACGGCAATGAGACCTGGCTGGTGCTGGGCGGTGCGGCGCTGTTCGGTGCCTTCCCGCTGGCCTACTCGGTGATCCTCGACGCGCTGGCGATCCCGCTGACGCTGATGCTGATCGGGCTGATTTTCCGCGGCGTGGCCTTCGAGTTTCGCTTCAAGGCGACGCCGCAGAAGCGCCATATCTGGGATAAAGCGTTCATCTGGGGCTCTCTCTTCGCCACCTTCAGCCAGGGGGTAGTGGTGGGCGCCGTGATCAACGGTTTCCCGGTCGAAGGCCGCACCTACGCCGGCGGCGCGCTGGACTGGCTGACGCCGTTCGCGCTGTTCTGCGGGCTGGGGCTGGTGGTAACCTACGCCCTGCTCGGTTGCACCTGGTTGGTGATGAAAACCGCCGGCGATCTGCAGGCGCGCATGTATTACCTGGCGACGCCGCTGCTGGCGATCCTGTTGCTGGTGCTGGCCGCAGTCAGTATCTGGACGCCGATCGCGCATCCGGAAATCGCCGCCCGCTGGTTTACGCTGCCGAACCTGTTCTGGCTGCTGCCGGTGCCGCTGCTGGTGCTGCTCAGCGCCTGGGGTATTCACCGCGGGGTAAAACGCGGCGCGCACTACTCGCCGTTCATGCTGACGCTGTTGCTGGTGTTCCTCGGCCTGAGCGGGCTTGGCATCAGCATCTGGCCGCACCTGATCCCGCCGGCCATCAGCCTGTGGGACGCCGCCGCGCCGCCGCAGAGCCTCGGCTTTATGCTGGTGGGCGCGCTGTTCATCATCCCGATCATCCTGGTCTACACCTTCTGGAGCTACTACGTGTTCCGCGGCAAGATCAGCCATGAGCACGGCTATCACTGA
- a CDS encoding acyl-CoA desaturase, whose protein sequence is MKPLRPLAYRRDDNGLHRALMQAAQHYLTANGDHRFADGGMLAKVALLLALCGLCYGLSLQQHNGWAFFACYFGFIFIGMFLTVNVVHDASHNAFFRRPWANRGLNALVSVPLGLDPDCWRVRHVLFHHAHNNIEHYDPDIDANGVLRQTPFQRWRPFMRAQRYYWPLVAALTFPYYIWLFDWLDRAGRTRVAARMAQQGVRGWIGFLAGKAAHLLLALAIPCWLLPPAIGIGQILLVYLLSQMLSSLLFVMLIIGTHWAKANFYQAPEQGAMPHGWYHHVFATTFDWLTRPRWLGYWLGGANLHLTHHLFPHWSHRHYPALSRIIGEVAPRFGIDYRLLELEELLRLQQRFLSAMGRKPH, encoded by the coding sequence GTGAAACCGCTGCGTCCGTTAGCCTATCGGCGCGACGACAACGGGTTGCACCGCGCGCTGATGCAGGCCGCCCAGCATTATCTGACGGCCAACGGTGATCACCGTTTCGCCGACGGCGGCATGCTGGCGAAGGTCGCGCTGCTGCTGGCGCTGTGCGGCCTGTGTTACGGGCTGAGCCTGCAGCAGCATAACGGCTGGGCGTTTTTCGCCTGCTATTTCGGTTTTATCTTTATCGGCATGTTCCTGACGGTGAACGTGGTGCACGATGCTTCGCACAACGCGTTTTTCCGCCGCCCCTGGGCCAACCGCGGGCTGAACGCCCTGGTGAGCGTGCCGCTGGGGCTGGATCCTGACTGCTGGCGCGTGCGGCACGTGCTGTTCCATCATGCCCATAACAACATCGAACATTACGATCCCGACATCGACGCCAACGGCGTGCTGCGGCAAACGCCGTTCCAGCGCTGGCGGCCCTTTATGCGCGCGCAGCGTTACTATTGGCCGCTGGTGGCGGCGCTGACTTTTCCGTACTACATCTGGCTGTTCGATTGGTTGGACAGGGCGGGCCGCACCCGCGTGGCGGCGCGCATGGCGCAGCAGGGCGTGCGTGGCTGGATCGGGTTTCTGGCGGGGAAGGCGGCGCACCTGCTGCTGGCGCTGGCGATCCCGTGCTGGCTGCTGCCGCCGGCTATCGGCATCGGGCAAATCCTGCTGGTCTATTTGCTGAGCCAGATGCTTTCTTCACTGCTGTTCGTGATGCTCATCATCGGCACCCACTGGGCCAAGGCCAACTTCTACCAGGCGCCAGAACAAGGCGCAATGCCGCACGGCTGGTATCATCATGTGTTCGCCACTACCTTCGACTGGCTGACCCGGCCGCGCTGGCTGGGGTACTGGCTCGGCGGGGCGAACCTGCATTTGACGCATCATCTGTTCCCGCACTGGAGCCACCGCCATTACCCGGCGCTGAGCCGCATTATCGGCGAGGTGGCGCCGCGTTTCGGCATCGACTACCGGCTGCTTGAGCTAGAGGAGCTGTTGCGCCTGCAGCAGCGCTTCCTCAGCGCGATGGGGCGCAAGCCGCACTAG
- a CDS encoding phosphatase PAP2 family protein, producing the protein MKNTLFRLGHMLLGWGTVGVVYSLTDRLQGAGTLLSPSALDRAIPFSSSAIWLYLSFFLIVPAGYLLAPLQRIKWLTRAMQLTALGAGAVYLLWPTTMAYPQNDGVGISAQLLAALTQVDSPQNCLPSLHMALTVLAVWALSDGERKMRTALWMLWGAAIAFSILQLRRHLFVDLAGGALLALFAGWLALRMNTLRRRVVKGEMG; encoded by the coding sequence ATGAAAAATACGCTGTTCAGACTAGGGCACATGTTACTCGGCTGGGGGACGGTCGGGGTGGTGTATAGTCTGACCGATCGCCTGCAGGGGGCGGGAACCCTGTTGTCGCCGTCGGCGCTTGACCGGGCGATCCCGTTCAGCTCCTCGGCCATCTGGCTCTACCTGTCGTTCTTCCTCATCGTCCCGGCGGGCTATCTGCTGGCGCCGCTGCAGCGGATAAAATGGCTGACGCGGGCGATGCAGCTCACCGCGTTGGGTGCCGGGGCGGTTTACCTGCTGTGGCCGACCACCATGGCCTATCCGCAGAACGATGGCGTCGGGATCAGCGCGCAGCTGCTGGCGGCGTTAACCCAGGTGGATTCGCCGCAAAACTGTTTGCCTTCGTTGCACATGGCGCTGACGGTGCTGGCGGTGTGGGCGCTGAGCGACGGCGAGCGCAAAATGCGCACGGCGTTGTGGATGCTGTGGGGCGCGGCGATCGCATTCTCCATTCTACAACTGCGCCGCCATTTGTTTGTCGATTTGGCCGGCGGCGCGCTGCTGGCGCTGTTCGCCGGCTGGCTGGCCCTGCGTATGAACACCCTGCGCCGGCGCGTGGTTAAAGGAGAAATGGGATGA
- a CDS encoding fatty acid desaturase family protein, translating into MAESLPPLRFPADGEQAFHRDLKRAAHACLAGDHLYADAARLAKAALLLALCAGFYALSLLQHQPWAFFLCYFLFVAMGMLLNVNVNHDASHNAFLRAPWANRLVGRLVTLPLGVDPDYWRTRHVDYHHVYANVEHYDLDTEENGFFRQTPFQRWRPHMRYQHLYWPLIAALSLPYIAWIFDWSDRLDKTPLREKCVLAGCGGWALFVLSKLAHLALVLVAPLVVGHLHGIGWGWVLLAYAVGQMCASLLVVFLLLGTHWAQAEFYPAPTGDSMPQGWYRHNFATACDWQPEPRWLEHLTGGLNYHLTHHLFPGWNHRHYPALAAALAEVAQRHGMAYRCIGYRELLAQQQRFLRLMGQP; encoded by the coding sequence ATGGCTGAATCATTGCCGCCGCTGCGTTTTCCCGCCGATGGCGAACAGGCATTCCACCGCGATCTTAAGCGCGCGGCGCACGCCTGCCTGGCGGGCGATCATCTCTATGCCGATGCCGCGCGATTGGCCAAGGCTGCGCTGTTGCTGGCGCTGTGCGCCGGGTTTTACGCGCTGAGTCTGCTGCAGCACCAGCCCTGGGCGTTTTTCCTCTGCTATTTCCTGTTCGTGGCCATGGGCATGCTGCTTAACGTCAACGTCAACCATGATGCTTCGCATAACGCCTTCTTGCGCGCGCCCTGGGCGAATCGCCTGGTGGGGCGACTGGTGACGCTGCCGCTGGGCGTCGATCCGGACTACTGGCGCACGCGGCATGTGGATTACCACCACGTTTACGCCAACGTCGAACACTACGATCTGGACACCGAAGAGAACGGTTTTTTCCGCCAGACGCCGTTCCAGCGCTGGCGACCGCATATGCGTTATCAGCATCTGTACTGGCCGCTGATCGCCGCGCTCTCCTTGCCCTACATCGCGTGGATTTTCGATTGGTCCGATCGGCTCGATAAAACGCCGCTGCGGGAAAAATGCGTGCTGGCGGGATGCGGCGGTTGGGCGCTGTTCGTGCTGAGCAAGCTCGCGCATCTGGCGCTGGTGCTGGTGGCGCCGCTGGTCGTGGGCCACCTGCACGGCATCGGCTGGGGCTGGGTGTTGCTGGCTTATGCGGTCGGCCAGATGTGCGCCTCGCTGCTGGTGGTGTTCCTGCTGCTGGGCACCCACTGGGCGCAGGCCGAGTTTTACCCGGCGCCGACGGGCGACAGCATGCCGCAAGGCTGGTACCGGCACAATTTCGCCACCGCCTGCGACTGGCAACCTGAGCCGCGCTGGCTGGAGCACCTGACCGGCGGGCTGAACTATCACCTGACGCATCACCTGTTCCCCGGCTGGAATCATCGCCACTACCCGGCGTTGGCCGCGGCGCTGGCAGAGGTGGCGCAGCGGCACGGCATGGCGTACCGCTGCATCGGCTATCGCGAATTGCTGGCGCAGCAACAGCGCTTCTTGCGCCTTATGGGGCAGCCGTGA
- a CDS encoding cytochrome ubiquinol oxidase subunit I — protein sequence MLGLDALELARIQFAFTVSFHIIFPAITIGLASYLAVLEGLWLKTHNEAYRELYHFWSKIFAVNFGMGVVSGLVMAYQFGTNWSFFSEFAGSITGPLLTYEVLTAFFLEAGFLGVMLFGWNRVGPGLHFFATCMVALGTLISTFWILASNSWMQTPQGHEIINGQVVPVDWLKVIFNPSFPYRLLHMSTAAFLSSAFFVGASAAWHLLRGRDTPAMRKMLSMAMWMALIVAPVQALIGDAHGLNTLKHQPAKIAAIEGHWENPPGEATPLILVGWPDMQREETRFKLEVPYLGSLILTHSLTEQVPALKSFPPEDRPNSTVVFWSFRIMVGLGMLMILAGVWSLWLRWRGGLYQSRPFLYFILWMGPSGLLALLAGWFTTEIGRQPWVVYGLLRTKDAVSAHGDLHMSISLLAFIIVYCSVFGVGYSYMMRLIRKGPQPHEHQEDNTEGRPARPLSAVNDTLDDRS from the coding sequence ATGCTGGGTCTTGATGCACTGGAACTCGCCAGAATACAGTTCGCCTTCACCGTGTCTTTCCATATCATCTTCCCCGCCATCACCATCGGCTTAGCCAGCTATCTGGCGGTGCTGGAGGGATTATGGTTGAAAACGCACAATGAAGCCTATCGTGAGCTTTACCATTTCTGGTCAAAGATTTTCGCCGTTAACTTCGGCATGGGCGTGGTTTCCGGGTTGGTGATGGCCTACCAGTTCGGCACCAACTGGAGCTTCTTCTCCGAGTTCGCCGGCAGCATTACCGGGCCGCTGCTGACTTATGAAGTGCTGACCGCCTTCTTCCTCGAAGCCGGTTTCCTCGGCGTGATGCTGTTCGGCTGGAACCGCGTCGGCCCAGGGCTGCATTTCTTCGCCACCTGCATGGTGGCGCTCGGCACGCTGATCTCCACCTTCTGGATCCTGGCCTCCAACAGCTGGATGCAGACCCCGCAGGGACACGAAATCATCAACGGCCAGGTGGTGCCGGTCGACTGGCTGAAGGTGATCTTCAACCCGTCCTTCCCGTATCGCCTGCTGCATATGTCCACCGCCGCCTTCCTCTCCTCGGCGTTCTTCGTCGGCGCGTCGGCCGCCTGGCACCTGCTGCGCGGCCGCGACACGCCGGCGATGCGCAAGATGCTGTCGATGGCGATGTGGATGGCGCTGATCGTCGCGCCGGTGCAGGCGCTGATCGGCGATGCGCACGGCCTGAATACGCTGAAACATCAGCCGGCGAAGATCGCCGCCATCGAAGGCCACTGGGAAAACCCGCCGGGCGAAGCCACGCCGCTGATCCTGGTCGGTTGGCCTGACATGCAGCGTGAAGAGACCCGCTTCAAGCTGGAGGTGCCCTATCTCGGCAGCCTGATCCTGACGCACAGCCTGACCGAGCAGGTGCCGGCGCTCAAATCCTTCCCGCCGGAAGATCGCCCCAACTCCACCGTGGTGTTCTGGTCGTTCCGCATCATGGTCGGGCTGGGCATGCTGATGATCCTGGCCGGGGTGTGGAGCCTGTGGCTGCGCTGGCGCGGCGGGCTCTATCAGTCGCGCCCGTTCCTGTACTTCATTCTGTGGATGGGCCCATCCGGACTGCTGGCGCTGCTGGCGGGCTGGTTCACCACCGAGATCGGCCGCCAGCCGTGGGTGGTGTATGGCCTGCTGCGCACCAAGGATGCGGTCTCCGCGCACGGCGATCTGCACATGAGCATCAGCCTGCTGGCGTTTATCATCGTCTATTGCTCGGTATTCGGCGTGGGCTACTCCTACATGATGCGCCTGATCCGCAAAGGGCCGCAGCCGCATGAGCACCAAGAAGACAATACCGAGGGCCGCCCGGCGCGTCCGCTGTCCGCGGTCAACGACACTCTGGACGACAGGAGCTGA
- a CDS encoding sterol desaturase family protein, whose amino-acid sequence MSDLALPIVFMLFIVVAEAVALQWGRREPVNWHDLVFNLNSGHIMLWLFRGLEITCYGYVAAHFSLGLLDAWPPLLMWLFALLAWDFGFYWLHRLHHRFRLLWAVHVVHHQGEHFNLSLGVRNSWYSSLTSIPFFLLLALAGVPLSVFVAVSIFHYSIQLFNHNALTPKLGVLEKILVTPAHHRVHHVKDMAYSNKNFGGSFIFWDKLFGTFCPALPTTPFSYGVSGDRPSANPFWASNLPFLRYFRLAWRPAPGRPRDRRSALSVFSGAMLLFSLVVGYVYQYGYGYGDISWPQMALLALLALGSVALGGMTEGRPWASAVWLLVALGMPLLFIGYLGWPQRYWHIAMAAVALHALCVALGWGRVAAPAAVEEPHG is encoded by the coding sequence ATGAGCGATCTGGCGTTGCCGATAGTGTTCATGCTGTTCATCGTGGTGGCCGAGGCGGTGGCGCTGCAGTGGGGGCGTCGCGAGCCGGTCAACTGGCACGATCTGGTGTTCAACCTGAATTCCGGCCATATCATGCTGTGGCTGTTCCGCGGGTTGGAGATCACCTGCTACGGCTACGTGGCCGCGCATTTCAGCCTGGGGCTGCTGGATGCCTGGCCGCCGCTGCTGATGTGGCTGTTCGCTTTGCTGGCGTGGGACTTCGGTTTCTACTGGCTGCACCGTCTGCATCATCGTTTCCGCCTGCTGTGGGCGGTGCATGTGGTGCACCATCAGGGCGAGCATTTCAATCTGTCGCTGGGGGTGCGCAACTCCTGGTATTCGTCGCTGACGTCGATCCCGTTCTTTTTGCTGCTGGCGCTGGCGGGCGTGCCATTGTCGGTGTTCGTCGCGGTCTCGATTTTTCACTACAGCATTCAACTGTTTAACCACAATGCGCTGACGCCGAAGCTTGGCGTGCTGGAAAAAATCCTGGTCACGCCGGCGCATCACCGGGTGCATCACGTCAAGGACATGGCCTATTCCAATAAGAACTTCGGCGGCAGCTTTATCTTCTGGGACAAACTGTTCGGCACCTTCTGCCCGGCATTGCCGACCACGCCGTTCAGCTACGGCGTCAGCGGCGACAGGCCGTCCGCCAACCCGTTCTGGGCGAGCAATCTGCCGTTCCTGCGCTATTTCCGTCTGGCCTGGCGCCCGGCGCCGGGCCGGCCGCGCGACCGCCGTTCGGCGCTCAGCGTTTTCAGCGGCGCCATGCTGTTGTTCTCGCTGGTGGTCGGTTACGTCTACCAATACGGTTACGGCTACGGCGACATCAGCTGGCCGCAAATGGCGCTGCTGGCGCTGCTGGCGTTGGGCTCGGTGGCGCTGGGCGGCATGACGGAAGGGCGACCTTGGGCGAGCGCCGTCTGGTTGCTGGTCGCGCTGGGCATGCCGCTGCTGTTTATCGGCTATCTAGGTTGGCCGCAGCGCTATTGGCATATCGCCATGGCCGCCGTGGCGTTGCATGCCCTGTGCGTCGCATTGGGCTGGGGAAGAGTAGCCGCACCGGCCGCCGTGGAGGAACCGCATGGCTGA
- a CDS encoding MBL fold metallo-hydrolase — MAKVTVFEVGYCTHIGCMALRGAGFRVCKFPARAYLLEVGERRWLWDTGYARYFQQHTQSGVFSLYRRMTPVYFDPAESLAHQLREAGYAKGDIQALIVSHFHADHIAGLQDFSQLDFICSGEAWRQTRGLRGFAALKRAFIPGLIPADFESNLQFMEAFPSVALPALLAPFERGYALPGSEGQIVLVPLPGHAAGHIGAFILTDAGWTLLASDAAWSPQSYQTLRGPSRLANLVMDDAAAYIRTLERLNQLWAGGQVNILLCHEGDL; from the coding sequence ATGGCTAAGGTTACCGTTTTTGAAGTGGGCTATTGCACGCATATCGGCTGCATGGCGCTGCGCGGCGCCGGGTTCCGGGTGTGCAAATTCCCGGCGCGCGCCTATCTGCTGGAGGTGGGGGAGCGCCGCTGGCTGTGGGATACCGGCTACGCGCGTTATTTTCAGCAGCACACGCAGTCGGGGGTGTTCAGCCTGTATCGCCGGATGACGCCGGTCTATTTCGATCCCGCCGAGTCGTTGGCGCATCAGCTGCGCGAAGCCGGTTACGCCAAAGGGGATATTCAGGCGCTCATTGTCTCGCATTTTCACGCCGATCACATCGCCGGGCTGCAGGATTTCAGCCAACTTGACTTTATTTGCTCCGGCGAAGCCTGGCGGCAAACCCGCGGGCTGCGCGGTTTCGCGGCGCTGAAGCGCGCCTTTATTCCCGGCCTGATCCCGGCGGATTTCGAGAGCAACCTGCAGTTTATGGAAGCTTTTCCCTCGGTGGCGTTGCCTGCGCTGCTGGCGCCGTTCGAGCGCGGCTATGCGCTGCCGGGCAGCGAAGGGCAGATCGTGCTGGTGCCGCTGCCGGGGCATGCGGCCGGCCATATCGGCGCCTTTATTCTCACCGACGCCGGCTGGACGCTGTTGGCCAGCGACGCCGCCTGGTCGCCGCAGAGTTACCAGACGCTGCGCGGGCCTTCGCGCCTGGCCAATCTGGTGATGGACGACGCGGCGGCGTACATCCGCACGCTGGAGCGGCTCAACCAGCTGTGGGCGGGCGGCCAGGTCAACATTTTGCTGTGCCACGAGGGGGACCTGTGA
- a CDS encoding NAD-dependent epimerase/dehydratase family protein: MRVLVTGATSGLGRNAAQWLLEAGHQVRATGRDERAGAALRQLGAEFCALDLAQATPQQCRQLVADCEWVWHCAAKSSPWGGKAEFHRINAAATDKLAEAAGRCGVRRFVHISTPAIYFDFQPHYDLDEGYRARRFANHYAASKYAAEQRLLAQAKIYPQTTYIMLRPRGLFGPHDRVIVPRLLQQLERDRGVLRLPGGGQALLDLTFAPNVVHAMELASRQRGLPSGAVYNITNHQPQRLAEMLDALLRQELGLHYRLQAVPYPLLHTLAGGMELWATLSGKEPLLTRYSVAAVHFDMTLSQTRAIEELGYQPRYSMEEGIRLTGEWLRRQGGIQHG, translated from the coding sequence ATGAGGGTGCTGGTGACCGGGGCGACCAGCGGGCTGGGGCGCAACGCGGCGCAGTGGCTGCTGGAGGCCGGACATCAGGTGCGCGCCACCGGCCGCGATGAACGGGCCGGCGCAGCGTTGCGTCAGCTGGGCGCCGAGTTTTGCGCGCTCGATCTGGCGCAGGCCACGCCGCAGCAGTGTCGGCAGCTCGTCGCCGACTGCGAGTGGGTGTGGCACTGTGCGGCCAAGTCTTCACCCTGGGGCGGCAAAGCGGAGTTTCACCGCATCAACGCCGCGGCGACGGACAAGCTGGCGGAGGCGGCGGGGCGCTGCGGCGTGCGGCGCTTTGTGCATATCTCCACGCCGGCAATCTACTTCGATTTTCAGCCGCATTACGATCTTGACGAAGGTTATCGTGCCCGTCGCTTCGCCAATCACTATGCCGCCAGCAAGTATGCGGCCGAACAACGCCTGTTGGCGCAGGCGAAGATCTACCCGCAAACCACCTACATTATGCTGCGGCCGCGCGGCCTGTTTGGTCCGCACGATCGGGTGATCGTGCCGCGGCTGTTGCAGCAGCTCGAACGCGATCGCGGCGTGCTGCGGCTGCCCGGCGGTGGGCAAGCGCTGCTGGACCTGACCTTCGCCCCCAACGTGGTGCACGCCATGGAGTTGGCCAGCCGGCAGCGCGGGTTGCCGTCCGGCGCCGTTTACAACATCACCAACCACCAGCCGCAGCGGCTGGCGGAGATGCTGGATGCGCTGCTGCGTCAGGAACTGGGGCTGCACTACCGGCTGCAGGCCGTGCCCTATCCGTTGCTGCATACGCTGGCCGGCGGCATGGAGCTGTGGGCGACGCTGAGCGGCAAGGAACCGCTGCTGACGCGCTACAGCGTGGCGGCGGTGCATTTTGACATGACGCTGAGCCAGACTCGTGCGATCGAAGAGCTGGGCTATCAGCCGCGTTATTCGATGGAAGAGGGCATTCGTCTGACCGGCGAGTGGCTGCGGCGGCAAGGAGGCATACAGCATGGCTAA
- a CDS encoding F390 synthetase-related protein, translated as MIPFMTLWHYFRARRLRFGDRAALEAHQARQLAGFARRVLSKSPYFQRFSRRPFAEWPQMDKALMMAQFDRMNTAGLQRDAVLACAQRSEADRDFTPKIGRYSVGLSSGTSGQRGVFVVSPREQQVWAGGMLAKMLPDGLLAGERVALFLRADNNLYHSVNNRWLSLAFYDLLAPFSEHLPALERQAPSIIVAPAQVLRALALAVLAGQVKLPVKKAISVAEVLEEQDRRLLLQVFPAVGEVYQATEGFLAATCAHGTLHLNEEFLHIEPQWIDERRFTPLITDFTRSTQPIVRYRLDDVLVLRKEPCPCGQPTRAIARIEGRRDDQLMLPDAQRQPQAVFADACSRTIANALPLTSDYRLIQHGERRLELIADCSPAALAHCQAQLIALFARQGIATERLEWRLTAQAVLPQFDRKRRRIVRQAEEA; from the coding sequence GTGATCCCGTTCATGACCCTTTGGCACTATTTCCGCGCCCGGCGCCTGCGCTTTGGCGATCGTGCGGCGCTGGAGGCGCATCAGGCCCGGCAGCTCGCGGGCTTCGCCCGTCGGGTGCTGAGCAAGAGCCCCTATTTTCAACGCTTCAGTCGCCGGCCGTTCGCCGAATGGCCGCAGATGGACAAGGCGCTGATGATGGCGCAGTTCGACCGGATGAACACCGCCGGGCTGCAGCGCGATGCGGTGCTGGCCTGCGCGCAGCGCAGCGAGGCGGATCGCGATTTCACGCCGAAGATCGGGCGCTACAGCGTCGGATTGTCGTCCGGCACCTCCGGGCAGCGCGGCGTGTTTGTCGTCAGCCCGCGCGAACAGCAGGTGTGGGCCGGCGGCATGCTGGCGAAGATGCTGCCGGACGGTCTGTTGGCCGGCGAGCGCGTTGCGCTGTTTCTGCGGGCGGACAATAATCTCTATCACAGCGTGAACAACCGTTGGCTGAGCCTGGCGTTTTACGATCTGCTTGCACCGTTCAGCGAGCATTTGCCCGCATTGGAACGGCAGGCGCCCAGCATCATCGTGGCCCCGGCGCAGGTGCTGCGCGCCTTGGCGCTGGCGGTGCTGGCCGGGCAGGTGAAGTTGCCGGTCAAAAAAGCGATCTCGGTGGCCGAGGTGCTTGAAGAGCAGGACCGCCGCCTGCTGCTGCAGGTATTTCCGGCGGTCGGCGAAGTGTATCAGGCCACCGAAGGATTTCTTGCTGCGACCTGCGCGCACGGTACGCTGCATCTGAACGAAGAGTTTTTGCATATCGAACCGCAGTGGATCGACGAACGGCGTTTTACGCCGTTGATCACCGACTTTACCCGCAGCACGCAGCCGATCGTGCGTTATCGGCTGGATGATGTGTTGGTGCTGCGCAAGGAACCCTGCCCGTGCGGGCAGCCGACGCGGGCGATCGCCCGCATCGAGGGGCGGCGTGACGATCAGCTGATGCTGCCCGATGCGCAGCGGCAACCGCAGGCGGTGTTCGCCGATGCCTGTAGCCGAACGATCGCCAATGCGTTGCCGCTGACCAGCGATTACCGCCTGATCCAGCATGGCGAACGGCGGCTGGAGCTGATTGCCGATTGCAGCCCGGCGGCGTTGGCGCACTGTCAGGCGCAGCTGATCGCGCTGTTCGCTCGCCAGGGCATCGCCACCGAGCGCCTCGAATGGCGGCTGACGGCGCAGGCGGTGCTGCCGCAGTTCGATCGCAAGCGGCGGCGCATCGTGCGCCAGGCGGAGGAAGCATGA